Genomic window (Armatimonadota bacterium):
CACCACGCCTTCGAATTCGGCCAGGGCCTGGTGGATGAGCCGGCGCTCGAAAGCGGGCAAAGCGTCGAGAACGGCTTCCTCCCCGCGCTTCTTGACCTCTTCTGCGACGCCCATCGCGAACTTTTCGAGTTCGTCGGCCCGCTTGCGGCGGTAATCGTTCCCGTCGACGGCGACGCGGACGCCGTTGTCGAGCTGTCGCGAAACGGCCACGTTCATCAGGTACTGGAGCGCGTTGAGGACCTCGCCGCGCCTCCCGACCAAGTGGCTGACGTCCTTGCCGCCGAGCTTGATGTTGACGTACTTGCCGCTGACGTCGGAAACCGTCGCGGTGACGTCGAGTCCTGAAGCGTCGAGGACGGCCTCGAACATCTCGCCGATGCGGTCGGCGTCCTTTTGGGTCGCGACGACCTCGGCACCGTCGGCGCCGTTGTTCTCGCTCCTCTTGGGCCGAACCTCGGACCGTTCTGCCTTTGTCGCGGCTTCGGGCTTTTCGGTCTTGCCGCGCTTCGGTCGAGCAGGCTTCGCCGCCGGGGCCTCTTCGACCGCCTCCTCGGCGGGCACTTCCACGACGGCCGCGGCGACGGCCTCGACCTTAGGGGCACGGGCCTTCTTTTCTTTCGGCTTCGCTGAGCCAGAGGCCTCGACGCGGACGCGGACTTGCCCTTTGCCGAAGAGTCCTTTGCTTTCGTCGACCACGGTGTACTTGAGGGACGACGTGTCGGTACCCAGTTGGGCCGCGGCTTGTGCCAAGGCTTCGTCTATCGTCGATGCCGAGATTTCGATCGGTTCCATTTCCTGCTCACTCATGCCCGTAGGCAAACTTGTCACGGCTTCTTCCTCTTCCGAGGAGACCCGGTCTTGCCGAAGTAGTTGGGATCGGCGTGGATGTCGGACTTGCCGTTGCTTTCCGGCTTGGGGCCGCCCGCTCCGCCCTTAGCGGCGGCACGGCTCTGCTCTTCCATCAGCGTCATGAACTTGTCCATGAACCCGGTCTTCGCGGGGACTCCGCCCTTGACCGTCTGCACCTTCTGCAGAGGCGGCATGGCGACGACCTTGTAGACGTAGAGCGCCTGGGCCGTGGCCAGGACGTTGGCGAAGACCCAGTAAAGGGTGAAGGCCGACGGCAGGCCGTATCCGAACATGAAGAACGTCACCATCACGGACATCACGATGCCCATGATCCTCTGCGTCCGGACCTGGGTCGGGTCACTGACGGGCGTCAAGAGTTGGCTCACGATCATCGAGATGCCGTAGACGATGATCAAGAGGTGGTCGTTCTGACCGAGGTTCGGGGCCAGTTTGAGTCCGAGCGCCTCGGTCGCGCCGGGATGGATCCACAGGAACGAGCCTTTCACGAACTCGAACTTGTAGAGCTGCATGCACTGGAAGACGGCATAGAAGAACGGGAGCTGGACAAGGGCCGAGCCGCAGCCTGCGAACGGGTTCAGGCCGTACTCCTTGTAGAGGGCCATGGTCTCGGCAGAAAGCTG
Coding sequences:
- a CDS encoding KH domain-containing protein — encoded protein: MSEQEMEPIEISASTIDEALAQAAAQLGTDTSSLKYTVVDESKGLFGKGQVRVRVEASGSAKPKEKKARAPKVEAVAAAVVEVPAEEAVEEAPAAKPARPKRGKTEKPEAATKAERSEVRPKRSENNGADGAEVVATQKDADRIGEMFEAVLDASGLDVTATVSDVSGKYVNIKLGGKDVSHLVGRRGEVLNALQYLMNVAVSRQLDNGVRVAVDGNDYRRKRADELEKFAMGVAEEVKKRGEEAVLDALPAFERRLIHQALAEFEGVVTYSEGEEPDRRVVIAPAEAVS